The genomic window TTTTGACTTTTGATAATATCTCACTATCGGGCAATTGAGTCTTTTCATTCTTTTTCATCTTCTGTAAAGTATCGTAATGCCTGACTTCGGCATCTGCCAGCATGTCCAGAATCTTTTTCAGACCGGCATTGCGCGTCTTTTGAATCAGGTTACGATAATACTGCTCACCGTCTTTTTCCATCTGCATGGCAAAGTCATAGATATTCATCGTGCGCCCTCCTGTTTTTCTTTCGGTGGATACATCCCGTGGAGATGTGTGCTGTTAAAAAAGATGTCTCTCTTTTTGTGAAATAGGCTATTTTCAGACGAGTTCCTCCATTTCAGACCTGGGGGCGCGCATCATGAGATTACTCACGGCCTCTAAGGGGTTTTTGTTCAGGAAGAGCACCGCGTAGATTTCTTTTGTAATGGGCATTTCCACGGAAAATTTTCGGGAAAGCGCCATAACGGATTTTGTGGTCCATACCCCTTCAGCAATCTGTTCCATCGTCTCCAGAATTTCCTGCAGTTTTTTCCCTTTTCCAATCTGCTCACCCACCCGGCGATTCCTCCCGTAAGGACTGATGCATGTCGTTATCAGATCGCCCAAACCCGTAAGTCCTGAAAACGTGCTTTTCTCCGCCCCCATGGCAATGCCAAGGCGGCTAATCTCTGCCAACCCCCGTGAAATCAGGGCGGCCTTTGAATTATCACCAAATTTCAGGCCGTCACATATGCCTGCGGCGATAGCAATCACGTTTTTCATGGCTGCACCCAGCTCAACACCGGTGACATCAGGGTTGGTATAGACCCGAAACCGATCGGTGGTAAAAACCCCTTGAACGATCCGCGCCAGGGTGTCATCTTTTGATGACACAACAACGGTAGTGGGCAC from Candidatus Brocadia sp. includes these protein-coding regions:
- a CDS encoding NAD(P)-dependent glycerol-3-phosphate dehydrogenase yields the protein MKYFIKKIAVLGNGGWGTTLAILLHKKGYGVTLWGANASYVDCLKEKRENVKFLKGITIPSGISLTSDISPELKDNHLVVSATPTPYLRSVLTKFLDVFSPEIPMVSVTKGIENDTLMTPSEIITNVLGKRPVSLLLGPSHAEEVAHGVPTTVVVSSKDDTLARIVQGVFTTDRFRVYTNPDVTGVELGAAMKNVIAIAAGICDGLKFGDNSKAALISRGLAEISRLGIAMGAEKSTFSGLTGLGDLITTCISPYGRNRRVGEQIGKGKKLQEILETMEQIAEGVWTTKSVMALSRKFSVEMPITKEIYAVLFLNKNPLEAVSNLMMRAPRSEMEELV